Genomic window ([Empedobacter] haloabium):
CCCAGCACGGGCACCTGCACCTGTGACACGGCCACGAACAGCGGGTCGTCGATGGTGATCGACTCGATGCTGATCAGGTAGCACAGGCCGCGCGCCAGGAACATGCCGGCCAGGGTGACGATGAAGGGCTGCAGCTGGAAGTAGTGGATGATCGCACCCTGGGCGGCACCGAACAGCGCGCCCATGGCCAGCACGGCGACGATGACGACGGCCGGCGGCCAGTGCGCCGTGTTGAGCAGCCAGGCCGCCACCATCGTGGTCAGCGCCAGCACGGAACCGACCGACAGGTCGATCCCGCCGGACAGGATGACGAGGCCCATCCCGATCGCCAGCACCAGCAGGAAGGCGTTGTCGATCAACAGGTTCAGCATGACCTGCCAGGACAGGAAACCGGGATAGGCGGCGCCGCCCGCCAGCAGCAGCACGGCCAGCAGCACGACGGTGACGACGGAGGTGAAGTACGGCGCGCCGGCCACGCCGCGCGCACTGTTCAAAACGGCGCTCATGCGCGGCCCTTCCACAGATTCTTGAAGCCGGCCGACTGCGACAGGCAGACGGCGAAGACGACGATCGACTTGACGACCATGTTCACTTCCGGCGGCACACCCAGCGAATAGATCGTGTAGGTCAGGGTCTGGATGATCAGCGCGCCGATCATGCTGCCGGCCAGGCTGAACTTGCCGCCCGCCAGCGAGGTGCCGCCGAGGGTGACGGCGAGGATGGCGTCCAGTTCCAGCAGCAGGCCGGCGTTGTTGGCGTCCGCGCTCTTGATGTTGGACGCGATCATCAGGCCGGCCAGGCCGGCGCAGGCGGAGCAGAACACGTAGACGGCAAAAATCAGCGTGGCCGTGCGCAGGCCGGCCAGGCGCGCGGCCACGGGATTGATGCCGACCGCCTGGATGAACAGGCCAAGCGCCGTCTTCTTCAACAGCAGGCCGACCACCAGCAAGACGGCCGCGACCAGCCAGAGCGCGAATGGAATCCCCAGCAGGTAGCCGCTGCCCAGGAAGAAGAACGGCTTGTAGTAGACGGTGACGATCTGGCCGTCCGTCAGCAGCTGCGCCAGGCCGCGGCCTGCCACCATCAGGATCAAGGTGGCGACGATGGGCTGCAGCTTCAGGCCGGCCACCAGCAGGCCGTTCCAGGCGCCGCACAGGATGGCCGCGCCCAGGGCCGCGGCCAGGGCCAGCGCCATCGGCGTATTGGCCACGTACTCGGGCACGCCATCATTGACGACCATCGTGCCGCCGATCAGCATCGCGGCGACCGTGCCGGACAGCGCAACGACCGCGCCCACCGAGATGTCGATGCCGCGCGTGGCGATCACCAGGGTCATGCCCAACGCGGCCAGCATCAGCGGCGCCGCGCGGTTGACGATGTCGATCAGGGGCCCGTACAGGTGGCCGTCGCGGATCTGCAGGTGGAAGAAGCCGGGGATGAAGATCAGGTCCAGCACCAGCAGCGCGGCGAGGGCCAGCAGCGGCTTGGCCAGCGGATGCGCGAGCAGCCCCGGGCCGCGCGCGGGTGGCGTGCCGGCCGCCGGTTGCGGAGCCGGTGCTTGCAGTGGGGCGGCGCTCATGCCTGCTCTCCCGCGATCACCGTCAGTACGGACTGTTCATCGAGCTCGCCGCGGCGGTACTCGCCGCAGGCCTTGCGGTCGCGCATGACGACCATGCGGTCGCTGCAGCGCAGCACCTCGGGCAGCTCCGACGAGATGAACAGGATCGACAGGCCCTTGCGGCACAGCTTCGTTACGTAATCCATGATTTCCTGCTTGGCGCGCACGTCGATGCCGCGCGTCGGTTCGTCCAGGATCAGCAGGCGCGGGTCGGTGGCCAGCCAGCGCGCCAGCAGCACCTTCTGCTGGTTGCCGCCGGACAGCGTGCCGATCGGGGTTTCGATGCTGGCCGTCTTGATGCCCAGCCATTTGACGTAGTCGGTGGCCAGCTGCTGCTGGCGTTTCAGGGGGATGGCGCGCAGCATGCCGGCCTTGGCCTGCAGCGCCAGGATCAGGTTCTCGCGCACGGACAGCGCCAGGATCGCGCCCTCGTGCTTGCGGTCTTCCGAACAGAAGCCGATGCCGGCCGCGATGGCGTCGCGCGGGGTGGTGAACGTGCGTTCGCGCCCGCCGATGGCGATCGTGCCGCCGTCGGCCTTGTCGGCGCCGAACAGCAGGCGCGCCAGCTCGGTGCGGCCGGAGCCCAGCAGGCCGGCCAGACCGAGGACCTCGCCCTGGTGGATCGTCACGTCCACCGGGGCCAGCACGCCCTTGCGCGCCAGGTCGCGCGTGGCCAGCAGCACCTCGCCATGCGCCACGGCCTCGGCGTGCTGCATGGCCTCCGCCGGCTCCGGCGCGGCCGGTGCCCCCACCATCTTGTTGACGAGCGCCAGGCGGCTCAATTCGCTGCAGGGGTACTCGCCTTCGCGTTCGCCGTTGCGCATCACGGTGATGCGGTCCGAGATCGCGTAGGTCTGGTCGAGGAAATGGGTGACGAACAGGATTGCCATGCCCTGCTCGCGCAGGCGGCGCAGCACGCGGAACAGCAGCTGCACTTCCGGCTCGTCCAGGCTGGACGTGGGCTCGTCCAGGATCAGCACCTTGGCCGAGATGTCGAGCGCGCGCGAGATCGCCACCATCTGCTGGATCGCCAGCGGATAGCGCGACAGCGGCGCCGTCACGTCGATGTCGACCTCCAGCTGGCGCAACAGCGCCTGCGCATTGCGCCGCATGGCGGCCCAGTCGATGCCGAACAGCGTTTTCGGATAGCGGCCGATGAAGATGTTTTCCGCGACCGACAGGTTCGGGCACAGATTGACTTCCTGGTAGACCGTGCTGATGCCCAGCTGCTGCGCCTCCAGGGTGGAACGGGGACTGACAGGGCGCCCGTCCAGCAGGATGGTGCCGGCGTCCGGCGTATAGACGCCCGTCAGCACCTTGATCAGGGTGGACTTGCCGGCGCCGTTCTGGCCCATCAGCGTGTGTACCTCGCCCGGATACAGGCGCAGGCCGGCGTCGGACAGCGCCTTCACGCCGGGAAAGGCCTTGTGGATGCCGGCCAGTTCCAGCACCGGCCGCGCCGGGCCGGCCTTTGCTTCGATGGCCATCAGTATTTACGGTTCGGGAATTCCTTGGCCGCCACTTCGGCCGGGAACACGCTCTCCTGGGTCACGATGCGCTTCGGTACCGGCTTGCCGGCGACGACATCCTTCGCCACCTGCATCAGCTGAGGCCCCAGCAGCGGGCTGCATTCGACGGTCACGTTCAGCTTACCCTGCATCATGGCCTCGAAGGCGCCCTTGACGCCGTCGATCGAGACGATGACGATGTCCTTGCCAGGCTTCATGCCGGCTTCCTCGATGGCCTGGATGGCGCCGATGGCCATGTCGTCGTTGTGCGCATACAGCACGTTGATGTTCTTGCCGTCCGCCTTGAGGAAGGCTTCCATCACCTCCTTGCCTTTGGCACGGGTGAATTCGCCCGTCTGGGTGCGGATGATCTTCAGCTGCGGATTGCCCTTGATGATCTCCTCGAAGCCGGCCTTGCGGTCGATGGCGGGCGCGGAACCCACGGTACCCTGCAGCTCGACGATGTTGAGGTTCTTGCCGGGGTTCTTCTTGGCGTAGTCCACCAGCCAGCGGGCGGCGCGGCGGCCTTCCTCGACGAAGTCGGAGCCGATCATCGTCACCACCAGCGAGCGGTCCGTTACGTTGACGTCGCGGTCGGTCAGGATCACGGGGATCTTGGCGGCTTTCGCCTCGCGCAGCACCGTGTCCCAGCCCGATTCGACGACCGGCGAAAACGCGATCACGTCCACGCGCTGGGCGATGAACGAGCGGATCGCCTTGACCTGGTTTTCCTGGCGCTGCTGGGCGTCGGCGAACTTCAGGTTGACGCCGGCCTTCTTCGCCGCATCCTTGATGGAGACGGTGTTGGCGGTGCGCCACTCGCTTTCTGCGCCGACCTGGGAGAAGCCCATGACCAGCGGTTTCGCGGCGAGCGCGTTGAAGGCGGCGGAGCTGCCGGCCAGGGCGATGGCGGCGGCGATGAGGTTCCTGCGGAAGGTATTCATGAGGGTCTCCTGGATTGTCTTTTTATGAATCTATAGTAGGAGAAACGTTCATGTCGATCCAATACATTTTTTGTCTCCCGCGATATCTTTTTTGTTATCACTCGCCGCGCAGCAGCTTGAGGCCGTACAGGCCCCCGGCCAGCGAACCCGGATGGGCGGCAAACTTGACGCTCAGCGATCCGTCGTGAGTCGTGCGGGCTGGCAAGTCGATCTCGACGTCGTAGAACTCGCGCTCGTTCGGGCCCAGCGTGATGGTGCGGAGCAGCTGGTCGTCGACCAGGACGTCGAAGCGGCGGCCGGCATCCGCGGCGGCAAACGTCAGCCGCAGCACCCTGCCCTCGCCGGCCTTGTCGTTCAGGCGGTAGCTGAACCATCCGCTGGCATGGCGCCAGTGCCGGCCGCCGTTGATGCCCGCGTCCGCGCCTTCGCCCTGGAAGCCATGGTCCGATTCCGGCTGCTGTTCGCCCGGTGCCACCTGGTCGATCGTGCGCCGGGCCAGCGCGATGCGCTCGGCCTCGCCCTGCGCCGTGCGCGCGCGCAGCTCGGCCGCGCCGGCCGGGGTGCTGTGCTGCCAATACAACATATAGCGCGCGTCGTGCAGGCGGAAGAACGGGATCAGGCGCAGGCCGGCCGCGTTGGGGCCCTGGATCAGGCCCGGCGCCGTGAAGGTCAACGGCTGCCCTGGCACGGGCTTGAAGCGGTGCAGGAAGTCCCTGGTGTCGCTGACGAACAACGGCGCAGCCTCCTGCGGACAGGTCGGCCCCTGGGCGATATGGCCCATGCGCGAGCCGTCCGCGAACACGTTCAGCGTTTCGTGCGCGAACGGTGCCGTCTTCGCCGCCAGCACGATGGGGCCATGCAGCACGGCGTAGTGGTTCGAACGGTCTGGCAGCTGTTCCAGGCGCGTCGTCATCGGCAAGGCCACGTCTACCGTGTCGCCGTCGCGCCAGGCGCGCGCGATGCGCACGTAGCCGTCTTCGCCGGCCACGGCCTTGACTGGCTTGCCGTTGACCTTGAGGCGCAGCGCGCCCGGCTTGACCCAGCCGGGGTAACGCAGCTTCAAATTCAGTGTGGCGTTGCCGCGCACCGTCAGGCGGCTGCTGGCCCGGTCGGGGAATTGCGTGCTTTGCTCGATGCGCACGCCCTTGGCGCGCCAGTCCAGCGTGGACGGGATGTACAGGTTGACGTACAGGTCGTCGCCGTCGTGGGCGTAGATGAATTCACCGTGCCTGGCGTGGCTCTCGATGCCGGAGCCCACGCAGCACCACATGCCTTCGTCCACCTGCGAATACACGCGGTAGTGATTCGGCCGCATCGGCGTGAAGTACACGAAACCGCCCGACCCGGGCCGCTGCGAGGCCAGGATATGGTTGTACAGCGCGCGTTCATAATAGTCGCCGTAGCGCCGCGACGGCCGCCGTTCGAACAGCAGGGCCGTCAGCTTCAGCATATTGTAGGTATTGCAGGTCTCGGGCCCTTCCACCTCGTCGACCATCGGCGCGAAGCTGGCGCTGTCGTGGAAGTGCTCCTTGACGCTGTTGCCGCCGATGGCGACGGAGCGCTTCTCCACCACCGTTTGCCAGAATGTGCGCGCGGCCGCATCCCACTGCGGCTCGCCGGTGGCCTGGCCGATGCGCTCGAAGCCGATCACCTTCGGGATCTGGGTATTGGCATGCAAGCCGGTCAGGCGGTCCTCGCCGGCTGCCAGCGGTTGCAGGATGGCCTGGTGCGAGAAGCGGCGCGCCAGGTGCAGGTACTTGATGTCGCCGGTGAGCCTGGCCACGTCCGCCAGCACCTCGTTCATGCCGCCATGCTCGCTTCTGAGCATCGCTTGCATCTGCTCGTCGGACAGGCGCGCCGTCAGCGCCAGTGCCCAGTCGGACAGCTTGACCAGCATGGCGCGCGCGTCCTCGTTGCCGGCGTATTGCCACGCATCGCGCAGGCCGGCAAAGGTCTTGTGCAGGTTATACCATGGCACCCACTTGCCGTTGACGCTGAAGTTGTCCGCATGGAGCTTGCCTTGCGCGATCTCGCCCCAGGCGGCGCGCCCGCCGGGAATGCCGCCCAGGTAGCCGTCGGCCGCCTGGCATTTCTTCAGCTCCGCAACGAAGTAGTCGAGTCGTTCGCGCACGCGCGCGTCGCCGGTGGATGCGGCCATCAGCGCCAGCGCGGACAGGTAATGCCCGCCCATGTGCCCGTCCAGCCCGGACGACTCCCAGTTGCCGTAGCTGGGCTTGACCAGCGCCAGCCCCGCCTCGCGGCGAAACGGCGCCAGCAGGCGCTCGGCGTCCAGCGCCAGCAGGTAGCGCAGGTCGGTCTGCTGCGCCTGCAGGAACGGACCGTCAGTGAGGCGCACGTCGCGCAGCGGGAACAGTTCGGCGGCGGAGGCGGACAGCGCCAGCGAGAGCGCGACACCGGCGCCAAGACAGGAAAACAGCTTCATGGATCATCCTGGATAACTGCCGGGCCCGTGTCCCACCTCGGTGTCAGTCACCGAAACGGGACACGAGCCCGGCCGTTGCATTGGTTTAGTTCGTGCCCCACCTTGGGGCCCCACTCGGGGCCAGTCCCAAGCGAGACACGACCTCGACCATCTGTATGGCTCAGCCCGTGTCCCAGTCTGGTGACTGACCCCGTGGTGGGACACAAGCTCGGCACTAGCGCGCCGGCAGCAGCCGGCTCTGGTAGCTGTCCAGCTGCGCCGGGTCCACCGTCGGCCAGCCGGCGCTGTCCCATCCGATATCGAGGACTTTCAGCTTCTGCTGGTAGCGGTCGGCCGTTTCGTAGGCGTGCAGCACCAGCACGTCACGGCCGTCGAACGTGTAGGCACTGTTGTGGCCCACGCCGATCCAGTTGCGGTTGCCCTTCACGACCAGCGTGCCGCCACCCTTCGCCATGTCCTTGCCATCCTTGTCCAGGTACGGCCCGGTGACGTCGCGCGCTCGGCCCACGACGACGTGGTAGGTGCTCTTCTCCTTCTGGCAGCACAGGCCCCAGGAGGCGAACAGGTAGTACCAGTCGCCCTTCTTGAAGATGAACGGCGCCTCGACCTCCTGCGGTGCCGCCTCGCCGGCCGGCGTGAGCGTCGGCGCGCGCGTGGCGATCGTGTGCCACTGCTGCGGTTCGGCCGGCCGGGTCCAGCTGGCATCGAGCCTGACCAGCTTCAGCCCGCCCCAGAACGAGCCGAACGCCATCCAGCCGTTGCCCGCCTTGTCGGCGATGACGGCCGGGTCGATCGCGTTCCATTCGTCCCGGTTCGGCAGCGACCGCAGCACCATCCCCTGGTCCTCCCACCTGTAGTCGGGCGAACGGGGATCGAGCGTCTTGTTGACCGTGACGCCGATACCGGAGGTGTTCTTGCCGAAGCTCGATACCGAGTAGTACAGCAAGAACTTGCCGTCATGGCGCACCACGTCCGGCGCCCACACGTGGCCGTCGAACTGCGGCGCCACGCGTTTCGCCCACGCGGGCTCGCCCGCGAACACACGCCCTTCCGGCACCCAGTCCTTCATGTCGGCCGAGCTGTAGAACGTGATGCCCGGCCCCGTGCTGAAGACGTAATAGCGGGCGCCGTCCTGCGCCATCACGGGGTCATGCACCTCCACCTGGGCCGCCTGCGCGGCGCAGGTGAATGTAATCCCGCCCGCCAGGCAGGCGGCAAGAAGGGCCATTGCCTTGGTACTGTTCATTCTCATCCTTCTTCAATTGCCGGTACGGACGCCCCACAGCGAGACGCCTTCGGCATTCTGCACCGAGAACGTCACCGTGAACGCATTCGCGTTGCTGTTCCACTGGCGCGACAGCACGCCGCGATACTGCCTGGTCGAGCCGTCCAGGGTCAGCGCGACGTTGTTCTCGCCCCGGTGCGCCCACGTGCCCTTGACGGCACCCGTCACCTTGCCGTCCTTGCCCAGCCTGACGACCTGCGACGGCACCACATGGGCCGTGATCTCCTTGTTGTGGTTGACGAACTTGTAGGTGCCCGCCGCCGCCGTCGCGCTGACCGAGACCGGCACCTCCTTGCCCTTGCTGAGCGGGACGTAGCGCAGCGGCGCCACCACCGGCCAGCCATCCTCGTTGATGAACATCTGGTGTACGCGCAGCTCGTGCATCTCGCCCATGTTCGGGAAGCGCGTGTGGAACACGAGGAAGTGCTGCTTGGTCGCGGCGTCGTAGAACGCGCTGTTGTGGCCCGCCGACACGTAGCCCAGCGGCGTGCCGGTCTCGCCGGAAGCCAGCGCGAACTGGTGGTTGCCGAACAGCTTCTGTCCATGCGGCGCGATGCTGGCGTCGTCGAACAGCGGCTTGCTCGGGTCGGACTTGACGGTCGCCATGTCGGTGCCCTTGCCGTCCAAGTACGGACCGTCCGGATTGCGCGAGCGCGCCACGCGCATATTGTAGGCGCCGAAGGAATCGAGACCGCCGAACGACGTGAACATGTAGTAGTACTTCGACTGCGGGCTGTACAGCACGTAGGCGCCTTCGATGCGCGAGTGGTTGCCGCCCAGGAGGTGCTTGCCGTAGCCCTGGCCCGGCAGCGGCATGCCGTTGGCCGGGTCCAGCTGCAGGATGAAGATGCCGCCCGAATAGGAGCCGTAGATCATCCACAGCTTGCCCTTCTGGTCGCGGAACACGTTCGGATCGACCGTGTTCGGGTGCTTCGTCGCGTCGTAGATCGTGCCGTCATGGCTGGCCTGGCCCCACATGCCGGACTTCAGGATGATGCCCTTGTCGACGTACGGACCCTCGATATGGTCGGCCACCGCGATCCCCAGCGCCGAACGGGGCGAGTCGCCCTTGCAGGCGTTGTAGTACATATAGTATTTGCCGTCGTCCAGGCGGATCACGTCCGGCGCCCACAGCGTGGACGTTTGCGCCCAGGCGAACGTCTCGGCCAGCTGGCCCGCCACGTTCGGGATCAGCGGATTGGCCGCGTTGACACCGTCGGCGA
Coding sequences:
- the yjfF gene encoding galactofuranose ABC transporter, permease protein YjfF; translation: MSAVLNSARGVAGAPYFTSVVTVVLLAVLLLAGGAAYPGFLSWQVMLNLLIDNAFLLVLAIGMGLVILSGGIDLSVGSVLALTTMVAAWLLNTAHWPPAVVIVAVLAMGALFGAAQGAIIHYFQLQPFIVTLAGMFLARGLCYLISIESITIDDPLFVAVSQVQVPVLGGFLSVGALVALALLAATIWVSRRTAFGRAVYAIGGNEQSALMMGLAVGRTRMLVYSFSGLCASLGGVLFAFYMLSGYGQHAQGTELDAIAAVVIGGTLLSGGYGYVAGALSGVLVLGTIQTLIAFDGTLSSWWTKIVIGALLFLFCVVQRLLSARVPS
- a CDS encoding ABC transporter permease translates to MSAAPLQAPAPQPAAGTPPARGPGLLAHPLAKPLLALAALLVLDLIFIPGFFHLQIRDGHLYGPLIDIVNRAAPLMLAALGMTLVIATRGIDISVGAVVALSGTVAAMLIGGTMVVNDGVPEYVANTPMALALAAALGAAILCGAWNGLLVAGLKLQPIVATLILMVAGRGLAQLLTDGQIVTVYYKPFFFLGSGYLLGIPFALWLVAAVLLVVGLLLKKTALGLFIQAVGINPVAARLAGLRTATLIFAVYVFCSACAGLAGLMIASNIKSADANNAGLLLELDAILAVTLGGTSLAGGKFSLAGSMIGALIIQTLTYTIYSLGVPPEVNMVVKSIVVFAVCLSQSAGFKNLWKGRA
- a CDS encoding sugar ABC transporter ATP-binding protein — protein: MAIEAKAGPARPVLELAGIHKAFPGVKALSDAGLRLYPGEVHTLMGQNGAGKSTLIKVLTGVYTPDAGTILLDGRPVSPRSTLEAQQLGISTVYQEVNLCPNLSVAENIFIGRYPKTLFGIDWAAMRRNAQALLRQLEVDIDVTAPLSRYPLAIQQMVAISRALDISAKVLILDEPTSSLDEPEVQLLFRVLRRLREQGMAILFVTHFLDQTYAISDRITVMRNGEREGEYPCSELSRLALVNKMVGAPAAPEPAEAMQHAEAVAHGEVLLATRDLARKGVLAPVDVTIHQGEVLGLAGLLGSGRTELARLLFGADKADGGTIAIGGRERTFTTPRDAIAAGIGFCSEDRKHEGAILALSVRENLILALQAKAGMLRAIPLKRQQQLATDYVKWLGIKTASIETPIGTLSGGNQQKVLLARWLATDPRLLILDEPTRGIDVRAKQEIMDYVTKLCRKGLSILFISSELPEVLRCSDRMVVMRDRKACGEYRRGELDEQSVLTVIAGEQA
- a CDS encoding ABC transporter substrate-binding protein, producing MNTFRRNLIAAAIALAGSSAAFNALAAKPLVMGFSQVGAESEWRTANTVSIKDAAKKAGVNLKFADAQQRQENQVKAIRSFIAQRVDVIAFSPVVESGWDTVLREAKAAKIPVILTDRDVNVTDRSLVVTMIGSDFVEEGRRAARWLVDYAKKNPGKNLNIVELQGTVGSAPAIDRKAGFEEIIKGNPQLKIIRTQTGEFTRAKGKEVMEAFLKADGKNINVLYAHNDDMAIGAIQAIEEAGMKPGKDIVIVSIDGVKGAFEAMMQGKLNVTVECSPLLGPQLMQVAKDVVAGKPVPKRIVTQESVFPAEVAAKEFPNRKY
- a CDS encoding glycoside hydrolase family 127 protein, producing the protein MKLFSCLGAGVALSLALSASAAELFPLRDVRLTDGPFLQAQQTDLRYLLALDAERLLAPFRREAGLALVKPSYGNWESSGLDGHMGGHYLSALALMAASTGDARVRERLDYFVAELKKCQAADGYLGGIPGGRAAWGEIAQGKLHADNFSVNGKWVPWYNLHKTFAGLRDAWQYAGNEDARAMLVKLSDWALALTARLSDEQMQAMLRSEHGGMNEVLADVARLTGDIKYLHLARRFSHQAILQPLAAGEDRLTGLHANTQIPKVIGFERIGQATGEPQWDAAARTFWQTVVEKRSVAIGGNSVKEHFHDSASFAPMVDEVEGPETCNTYNMLKLTALLFERRPSRRYGDYYERALYNHILASQRPGSGGFVYFTPMRPNHYRVYSQVDEGMWCCVGSGIESHARHGEFIYAHDGDDLYVNLYIPSTLDWRAKGVRIEQSTQFPDRASSRLTVRGNATLNLKLRYPGWVKPGALRLKVNGKPVKAVAGEDGYVRIARAWRDGDTVDVALPMTTRLEQLPDRSNHYAVLHGPIVLAAKTAPFAHETLNVFADGSRMGHIAQGPTCPQEAAPLFVSDTRDFLHRFKPVPGQPLTFTAPGLIQGPNAAGLRLIPFFRLHDARYMLYWQHSTPAGAAELRARTAQGEAERIALARRTIDQVAPGEQQPESDHGFQGEGADAGINGGRHWRHASGWFSYRLNDKAGEGRVLRLTFAAADAGRRFDVLVDDQLLRTITLGPNEREFYDVEIDLPARTTHDGSLSVKFAAHPGSLAGGLYGLKLLRGE
- a CDS encoding arabinan endo-1,5-alpha-L-arabinosidase, encoding MNSTKAMALLAACLAGGITFTCAAQAAQVEVHDPVMAQDGARYYVFSTGPGITFYSSADMKDWVPEGRVFAGEPAWAKRVAPQFDGHVWAPDVVRHDGKFLLYYSVSSFGKNTSGIGVTVNKTLDPRSPDYRWEDQGMVLRSLPNRDEWNAIDPAVIADKAGNGWMAFGSFWGGLKLVRLDASWTRPAEPQQWHTIATRAPTLTPAGEAAPQEVEAPFIFKKGDWYYLFASWGLCCQKEKSTYHVVVGRARDVTGPYLDKDGKDMAKGGGTLVVKGNRNWIGVGHNSAYTFDGRDVLVLHAYETADRYQQKLKVLDIGWDSAGWPTVDPAQLDSYQSRLLPAR
- a CDS encoding glycoside hydrolase family 43 protein, producing MQTSILFKALAVAGAVSLAACGGGGDEPAGATTAASVTTSGTKSGGLSTTAQRLSVGFTEAGVHDPSVIRANNQYYVFGSHLAAAKTPDLMNWTKIADGVNAANPLIPNVAGQLAETFAWAQTSTLWAPDVIRLDDGKYYMYYNACKGDSPRSALGIAVADHIEGPYVDKGIILKSGMWGQASHDGTIYDATKHPNTVDPNVFRDQKGKLWMIYGSYSGGIFILQLDPANGMPLPGQGYGKHLLGGNHSRIEGAYVLYSPQSKYYYMFTSFGGLDSFGAYNMRVARSRNPDGPYLDGKGTDMATVKSDPSKPLFDDASIAPHGQKLFGNHQFALASGETGTPLGYVSAGHNSAFYDAATKQHFLVFHTRFPNMGEMHELRVHQMFINEDGWPVVAPLRYVPLSKGKEVPVSVSATAAAGTYKFVNHNKEITAHVVPSQVVRLGKDGKVTGAVKGTWAHRGENNVALTLDGSTRQYRGVLSRQWNSNANAFTVTFSVQNAEGVSLWGVRTGN